From the genome of Adhaeribacter pallidiroseus:
GGCCGCCAAGGCTTTGCCTAAACCTTCTACGGCGGCTTTGGCCGAAGCCGTGGAGGCGTGAAAACTCATGCCGGTTTGGGCTGCCACCGAACTAAACAAAATAACCGCAGCTTCCCCGGCTTTTTTTAAGTGCGGTAAAAAAGCTTGTAAATGCGTAATGGCGCCTAATACATTTAGCTCCCATTCTTCCCGGAAATCGGCGGGAGTAAGCCGGTGAAAAGGTTTTAAATGAATGCTGCCCGGCAGGTAAATACAGCCGTGCAGCGTATCTGGTAACTGGTTTATTAATTCCGGGGTAGGGGTTTGCCGCACATCCCAGGAAATAGGGGTTACGTTGGGCAAAGGTAAAAAATCAGGCTGATGCCGACTCAGGGCAAACACCCGGTAATTTTCGCGATTAAGTAATTGGGTGAGCGCCGCCCCAATGCCGGAACTAGCGCCAATCACTAAAATATTTTTTTCCGCCATACGGGGAGTCTGGTTCTATAGAAAAATTTAAAAAAATAGTCGGATCGATAATTTATGGAAACTACAACTCTTAAGTAAGTGTAAATAACGCATGTTAAACTGCCAGGTAGTAAATTTGTTTACGACCAATCGCTTTATTCTATAGCCTCTATTTTTATTTACTTCTCCGGCTGCCTTTTTTGCTTTTACCTGGTTCTAGGAAGGGTAAAATTTTTAAATAAATTGCAGCATTGTTTTCCTATTTCTTATCATAATCTGCCATCATGAAATATCTTTTTTATACCGGCGCTTTTTGCTTGTTACTGCTGCGCCAGGTTTCGGCCCAAAATACCATATCGGCCGCGGAAGTAAGCCGGATTGTAAAAACCTTAGCCGCCGACGACATGCAGGGGCGCCAAGCTTTTACCCCGGGCAATACCAAGGCGGCGCAGTTTATTCAGTCAGAATTTAAAAAAGCGGGCTTGCAACCCATGCCGGGACTTTCTTCTTTCGAGCAAAAGTTTCATGTTTACCAAGTAGAATCCGTGCAAAACAGCTTGGTTCTGGATGGGGATAATTTGCCCCAGGAATCTTATTTTATACAAACCAGCGCCCAAAAGGTAGTTTTAAACCAAAGTAGCCCGGCTTTAACCAACATAACCCGGATTGCGGCCCAGGATAATTTGAGTCAGAAGTTTCAGGCGGTTTTAGCGGCAAAGAAAAGTAGCCTGGTGCTGATCGATACCGCCCACGCCGAAATGTTTAAACGTTACCGCCATTACCTCGGCCGGAATAATGTGCACCTGCAGTTAGACAGCACTACCTTGGTTTTTGCGCTTACCAAAAACCTGCAGCCCAAACAAGTACAGGTTACCGCCATAAACAAAATTACCCCGAAAAGTTTGCAAAACGTAGTGGCCTATTTACCCGGTAAATCGCGCAAAAACGAGTTTGTTATTTTCTCGGCGCATTACGATCATATTGGCGTATTGCCGGCCGTTAACAACGATTCCATCGCCAACGGGGCCGATGATGATGCTTCCGGAACTACCGCCGTGATTGCTTTGGCCCGGTATTTTAAAAAATTAAACAACAATGCCCGCAGCCTGATTTTTGTAGCTTTTACCGCCGAAGAAATTGGTGGTTACGGCTCCCAGTATTTCTCGAAGCAACTAAATCCGCAGCAAATTACGGCCATGTTTAACATCGAAATGATTGGCAAAGTAGCGCAGTTTGGCAAAAATGCCGGCTTTATGACCGGTTTCGATAAATCGGATTTAGGTACGATTTTTCAAAAAAACCTCAGCGGTACCAAGTTTACTCTTCACCCGGACCCGTATATTAAAGAAAACTTATTTTACCGTTCCGATAATGCCACGCTGGCCCGGTTGGGCGTACCGGCCCACACCATCTCTTCCGATAAAATTGATACCGATCAGTTATACCACTCCGTAGAGGATGAGTTTGCCAGCCTGGATGTAACCAACATGACCCACCT
Proteins encoded in this window:
- a CDS encoding M20/M25/M40 family metallo-hydrolase codes for the protein MKYLFYTGAFCLLLLRQVSAQNTISAAEVSRIVKTLAADDMQGRQAFTPGNTKAAQFIQSEFKKAGLQPMPGLSSFEQKFHVYQVESVQNSLVLDGDNLPQESYFIQTSAQKVVLNQSSPALTNITRIAAQDNLSQKFQAVLAAKKSSLVLIDTAHAEMFKRYRHYLGRNNVHLQLDSTTLVFALTKNLQPKQVQVTAINKITPKSLQNVVAYLPGKSRKNEFVIFSAHYDHIGVLPAVNNDSIANGADDDASGTTAVIALARYFKKLNNNARSLIFVAFTAEEIGGYGSQYFSKQLNPQQITAMFNIEMIGKVAQFGKNAGFMTGFDKSDLGTIFQKNLSGTKFTLHPDPYIKENLFYRSDNATLARLGVPAHTISSDKIDTDQLYHSVEDEFASLDVTNMTHLIEAIAQGARSVIAGKATPTRIQAKDVE
- a CDS encoding SDR family NAD(P)-dependent oxidoreductase, which encodes MAEKNILVIGASSGIGAALTQLLNRENYRVFALSRHQPDFLPLPNVTPISWDVRQTPTPELINQLPDTLHGCIYLPGSIHLKPFHRLTPADFREEWELNVLGAITHLQAFLPHLKKAGEAAVILFSSVAAQTGMSFHASTASAKAAVEGLGKALAAEWAPLKIRVNVIAPSLTDTPLAGHLLATPEKREAAGKRHPLNRTGTPAEVAALAQFLLSDAAAWMTGQVIAMDGGLSSLR